Proteins encoded in a region of the Perca fluviatilis chromosome 6, GENO_Pfluv_1.0, whole genome shotgun sequence genome:
- the traf2a gene encoding TNF receptor-associated factor 2, with product MAAQEPPSPPSSLEGNKPGFPKKILANNLEDKHLCNWCQKVLRRPLQAQCGHRFCSFCFNNTVSSGPQKCNACIKEDLFEEPTSILKQGGAFPDNAARREVEALAAVCPNEGCTWTGTIKEFEASHEGHCDFMIILCPSCKELMRANEQERHNERECPERTLNCKYCKEPFLLKNIKAHDEICPKYPMICEGCAKKKIPREKYVDHIKFCSKFKAPCRFHVVGCDTSVEKERIHDHERQCSYEHLNLLLHFIMGIKVSLESVQPQSLEVAGQRLQELHQSLRELELKMSQLGRGAAPPVQGAGAPTLATSFTPLPSAAAAALELQLHSEKTKVAELSRRCQELELKVGTFENIVCVLNREMERSCTTMEAYNRQHRLDQDKIEILNNKVRQLERTVSLRDLSIVEMEGKMREMSAATYDGIFVWKISDFTKKRQDAVAGRAPAMFSPAFYTSKYGYKMCLRIYLNGDGTGRGTHLSLFFVVMRGHSDALLKWPFNQKVTLMLLDQNNREHIIDAFRPDVSSSSFQRPVSDMNIASGCPLFCPLSKLDSKNSYIRDDTIFIKAIVDLTGL from the exons ATGGCTGCACAGGAGCCGCCATCTCCACCatcttccctggaaggaaacaAGCCGGGCTTCCCAAAGAAAATCCTGGCCAACAACCTGGAAGACAAGCATCTGTGCAACTGGTGCCAGAAAGTGCTGAGGAGGCCCCTGCAGGCTCAGTGTGGTCACCGCTTTTGTTCCTTCTGTTTTAACAACACTGTGAG CTCTGGACCACAGAAATGCAATGCGTGCATCAAAGAAGACTTGTTTGAGGAACCCACCTCCATTCTCAAGCAAGGCGGT GCTTTCCCTGACAATGCAGCTCGGAGAGAAGTGGAGGCCTTGGCAGCTGTCTGTCCCAACGAGGGATGCACGTGGACGGGAACCATCAAAGAGTTTGAG GCCAGCCACGAGGGCCACTGTGACTTCATGATCATCCTGTGTCCCTCCTGCAAAGAGCTGATGAGAGCCAACGAGCAGGAGCGCCACAACGAGAGGGAGTGTCCAGAAAGGACGCTCAACTGCAAATACTGCAAAGAACCCTTCCTGCTGAAGAACATCAAG GCTCACGATGAAATCTGTCCAAAGTACCCGATGATTTGTGAgggttgtgcaaaaaaaaagatcccCAGAGAAAAG tATGTGGACCATATTAAGTTCTGCAGTAAATTTAAAGCACCATGCAGATTTCATGTTGTTGGCTGCGATACGTCT gtggagaaagagaggatCCATGACCATGAGCGCCAGTGTTCCTATGAACACCTCAACCTGCTGCTGCATTTCATCATGGGCATCAAGGTGAGCCTGGAGAGCGTGCAGCCCCAGAGCCTGGAGGTGGCGGGTCAGCGGCTGCAGGAGCTGCACCAGTCCCTCAGGgagctggagctgaagatgagCCAGCTGGGCCGCGGCGCAGCACCTCCCGTGCAGGGGGCCGGCGCTCCCACCCTGGCCACCTCCTTCACGCCGCTGCCCAGTGCCGCCGCCGCCGCACTGGAGCTGCAGCTGCACAGCGAGAAGACCAAGGTGGCCGAGCTGAGCCGGCGCTGCCAGGAGCTGGAGCTGAAAGTCGGCACGTTCGAGAACATTGTCTGCGTGCTCAACCGAGAGATGGAGCGCTCGTGCACCACCATGGAGGCCTACAACCGCCAGCACCGGCTGGACCAGGACAAGATCGAGATCCTCAACAACAAG GTCCGTCAgctggagaggacggtgagtcTGAGGGACCTGTCCATCGTGGAGATGGAGGGGAAAATGAGGGAGATGTCTGCCGCCACATACGACGGCATCTTTGTCTGGAAGATCTCTGATTTCACCAAGAAGAGGCAGGATGCCGTGGCGGGCCGTGCTCCCGCCATGTTCTCCCCTG CCTTTTATACCAGTAAATACGGCTACAAGATGTGCCTGCGGATCTACCTGAATGGCGACGGGACGGGCCGCGGCACCCACCTGTCTCTGTTCTTCGTGGTGATGAGAGGACACAGCGACGCACTGCTCAAGTGGCCTTTCAATCAGAAG GTCACCCTCATGCTGCTGGACCAGAACAACAGGGAGCACATCATCGATGCGTTCCGGCCCGACGTCTCGTCCTCGTCCTTCCAGAGGCCAGTCAGCGATATGAACATCGCCAGCGGCTGCCCGCTCTTCTGTCCGCTCTCCAAGCTGGACTCTAAGAACTCGTACATCCGCGACGACACCATCTTCATCAAGGCCATCGTAGACCTCACTGGGCTCTAG